The region GCGACGCACCGTCGTGGACATTTTGAGGGAACAGGGTAAGGTGACGGACGCGCAACTGCAGGAAGCCCTCCGTGCCCACCAAGCCACGGGTCAGCCGATAGAGCAGATCTTGGTAGACTTAGGGATCGTTGCCGAAACAGACATGCTGGCGGCACAAGCCCAGTTGCTGAATGTGCGCTATGTAGACCTGCAAAAAGTGCCCCCCGACGATAGCGCCATCAGCGTCGTGTTGAGCAAAGTGCCCGTTGCCTATTTGCGGGAACGCCGCTGCGTGCCCGTCCGCATTGAGCAGAACCGACTGTGGGTTGCGATGGCAAACCCTCGCGACATCCCGACAATTGATGAACTGCGCTTGCGCACCGGGTTAGTTATCCAACCGCTGTTAGCCAGCCCATCGCAGATTCAGGCAGCGTTAGACCAGTTGCCGACCCAAACCCCGTCTGGAGGGACAACGGCGCCTTTGGGTGGGGGAGGCGGGCTAAGCGGTTTTGATGTTTCACAAATCCTCGGACAAATTGACGCCAGCCGTTACGGCGGCGAAGTGACAGAAGGACCGTTGGCAGGGCAAGTGGCGCGCGTGGACGAAGCCGAGCTCGCCGACCAAGCCCCTGTCATCCGTTTGCTGGACACCATTTTACGGGAAGCCATTCGCAATGAAGCGTCGGACATCCACATTGAACCCCAGCATAACGGAGTTCGTGTGCGGTTTCGCGTTGACGGTATGTTGCATGAAGTGTTGCGGTTACCCAAATGGTTGGCTGCCCCGCTGGTCGCCCGCGTGAAGATTCTCGGCGATATGGATGTCGCTGAGAAGCGTGTCCCGCAAGACGGGCGTATGCGCATCGAGATGCAAAAGCGCCGCTTTGATGTCCGCATCTCCACTATTCCAACGGTCAACGGCGAAAAAGCCGTTTTGCGGTTGTTAGACCAAAGCGCCCCGATGATCGGCTTGGAACGCTTGGGCTTCTGGGAGGACGACCTCGCCAAAGTGGAATACCTCATGAAGCAACCTTACGGCATGATCTTGAGCACCGGTCCGACCGGCGCTGGCAAGACGACGACTCAATACTCCATTTTGCACCGCCTCAACACCAACGAGGTCAACATCATCACTATTGAAGACCCCGTAGAATACGAGGTGCCAGGCATCAATCAAGTCCATGTCAACCGCAAAGCGGGTGTGACCTTCGCGACCGCGCTGCGGTCGTTCCTGCGGCAAGACCCCGACATCATCCTCGTCGGCGAGATTCGCGACTTGGAAACTGCGGATATCGCCATTCAAGCGGCGTTGACCGGTCACCTGGTGTTGTCCACGCTGCACACCAACGATGCCCCGACGGCTTCCACACGGTTGATTGAAATGGGCGTTGAACCCTTCTTGATTTCGGCATCGCTGCTGGGTGTTATCGCCCAACGCTTAGCCCGTCGCATCTGCACAAACTGCAAGGAACCCTACCAGCCGGACGACGAAGAAAAAGAGACCCTTGCGGCGCGCTTCAATGTGGACCCTAGCGAATTGGACGGTAAGGTCTTGTATCGGGGACGCGGCTGCGACCAGTGCCGTTTTACAGGCTACAGGGGGCGTATCGGCGTTTTTGAAGTGTTCGTGATGAACACGGAGATCGCCGACCTGATTCTGCGGCGGGCACCGATTTCCGAAATTCGTGATGCCGCTATCGCCTCTGGGATGACGACGATGCTGCAGGACGGGTGGCGGAAAGTGTTAGCGGGTATCACGACACCCCAAGAAATCTTGCGCGTCGTGACCACCGTTGGCTATTGATGTCAGCGTTGTCGGACAGGTGTCGCCGTCAAACACTTGCGCGTGCAGTGTTTTGCACGCGAACGGAGGGGTTGCACGGATGGACATTGAACTGACGCCGTTGAGCGAACCACAAACGGCTGCCGCACCGCAAGGTGCGGTGCGCACCGCCCCCGCGCCAGCGGTGCGGGAGCTGCCTTCGTTGGACGATGTACACATTGATGACCTGCTCAAACTCGTCGTCCAGCGTAACGCTTCCGACCTACATTTGTGCGTCGGCGTGCCGCCCGTTTTGCGCATTGACGGTCAGTTGTATCGGACAAGCTTCCAACCGGCGACGCCCAAGCAAACCCAGCGGCTTATCTACGAAATTTTGACCGACGAGCAAATCCAACGCTTTGAAAACAACTTGGAGTTGGACTTCTCCTACGCCCTCCAAGACATCGCTCGTTTTCGGGTCAATGTTTACAAAGAGCGCGGTGCCATCGCCGCCGCTTTTCGGTTGATCCCTCGCCGCGTGCCGACGGTGCAGGAACTGGAGTTACCCCTTATCTTGGAAGAAATCGTCACTCGCCCCCGCGGTTTGATTTTGGTGACCGGACCGACCGGTCACGGCAAGTCCACGACGCTGGCGGCAATGATCAATCACCTGAATACCACCAAAAGTCTGCACATCATCACGATTGAAGACCCCATTGAGTATCTGCACCAGCACAAAAAATGCATCATCAATCAGCGGGAGTTGGGTGAGGACACCAAGAGTTTTCCCGCCGCGTTGCGCAGCGCGTTGCGGGAGGACCCCGATGTCATCTTGGTCGGCGAGATGCGTGACCCGGAAACGATCGCTATCGCCATCACTGCCGCCGAGACCGGGCACTTGGTCATGTCCACCCTGCACACCAATAGCGCCGCGGAAACGATTGACCGCATCATTGACGTGTTCCCGCCCAACCAACAGCCGCAAATCCGCGTCCAGTTATCCATGAACTTGGTGGCGGTCATCTCGCAGCAATTGCTTCCTCGCGCCCCTGGAGCGCCGCGCAGCCCGTTGGGCGGCGGGCGCATCGCAGCGGTGGAAATCATGATCGCCAACCCCGCCATCCGCAACTTGATTCGCGAGGGCAAGACGCACCAAATCCCGTCCATGATCCAAACGGGGGCGTCCGAAGGGATGCAGACGATGGATCAAGCCCTGCGTGACCTGTATGCGCGTGGGTTGATTACTTATGAGACGGCGATGGAGCGGGCCCACAACCCTGAGGAACTCAAAAAGCTCATCGCCGGCGTCACCACCTCCGCCGCCGGACGGTGAAAAGGGGCGCCAAGAGGATGGCATAAAGTGGTTGAGCCGGTTGCGGCGCTGGGGTGAGTATATCGGGAGGTGACGGAGATGCCTACCTTTGCCTATGTGGCGCGGACGATGCAAGGACAAGTCAGTCAGGGCACGATAGAAGCACCCGATGAGCGCAGTGCCATCCAGCAACTGCGCCAACAGGGTTTGGTCATCACTTCTCTGCGTCGTCGGGACGCCCCCCGCACCCCTCAACAGGGACAGCGCATGGGCTTTAGCGCCGCGTTCGGACGGGTCAAATTGAAGGACATGGCGCTTTTCTGCCGCCAGTTGGCGACGCTGATTAACGCCGGTGTCTCCTTAGTGCGCGCGTTGGCTGTGTTGGAACGGCAAACCCAAAATCAACGCCTCCGGTTTATTGTCCGCCAATTGACGCGGGATGTGGAGGACGGCATGCAACTCTCCCGCGCGATGGCGAAGTTCCCCCGTGAGTTTTCCAACCTGTTCGTCGGAATGGTGCGCGCTGGCGAAGTCGGCGGCGTTTTGGACGAAACGCTCCAACGCATGGCGACCTTTTTGGAAAAAGACCTGGAATTGCGCCGCAAGGTCAAATCGGCGATGACCTACCCGACCATCGTCATCCTGTTCGCTGTCGCTATCGTGATTTTTCTGAGCGTCTGGATCGTCCCCAAGTTCATGCAACTGTTTACTGACTTGGGGGTCAAAGAAGACCAATTCCCCTTGCCGACCTTGATGATGAAACGGTTCAGCGAGTTCCTCATCAACAAATGGTACTTCCTCATCGGTGGGGTCGTGGCGTTCTTCTTCGCCTTCAGCGTCTTCGTGCGGACGCGCTTTGGCAAAAAGGTTTACGACTGGGTCAAGTTGAAAGTGCCCATCTTGGGTCCTATCAACCACAAGATCGTGCTGGCACGGTTCGCCCGCACCTTCGGGACGCTGATGGGGAGCGGCGTGCCCATCTTGCAAGCCTTGGACACGACCGCCGGCGCCATTGACAACGAAGTCCTCTCCCGCGCCATCATGGAAGCCCGCATGGCAATCCGCGAGGGCGAGCGTATCGCTGACCCGTTAGAACGCAGCAAACTCTTCCCGCCAATGGTCGTGCACATGATTTCCGTCGGTGAGGAGACCGGCGCGCTGGACCAAATGCTCCAAAAAGTCGCCGACTTTTACGAGAGCGAAGTGGACGCCGCTTTGCACGCCCTCGCGTCCACCATTGAGCCCGTGATGATCGTGATTTTGGGCGTCATCGTGCTGTTCATCCTCATCTCGGTGTTTCTGCCCCTGATCACAATCATCCAGAACCTCAGCCAAGGTGAGCAGTGACGATGCGGGAACTGACAGGTGCGGCGTCGTTCCAATGGGGGACGGCGCCGCGCGTTCTCATCGTGCGGTTGTCCGCGCTGGGCGATACATTGATGTCCACGCCCGTCGCCCATGCGTTGCGCGACGCCTTTCCGAACGCTTTTTTGGGCTGGCTTGTCCACCGCCGTTGTGCTCCGGTCGTGGAAGGCAACCCTTATTTGAACTGCCTGCACATTTGGGACGGAACTCTGTCAGGCGCGGTTGCGACCGTCCGTAGCCTACGGCAGACGGGCTACGACATCGCTTTGGATGTGCAAGGGTTGCTCAAAAGCGCTTTGTTCCCTTGGCTGGCACGGATACCACAGCGAGTTGGGTTCGCCGACGCTCGCGAAGGGGCGGCAAGGTTTTACACCCACCGTCTTCCCTCACCGCCCCCTGCTCCCTTCGTTGCGGGGCGTAACTTACAACTGCTGAAGGCGTTGGGTGTCCCCGTTGATCCCCGCCGCCATCGGATGCTTTTTCCGCTGACCGAAACCCACCGAAAGACCGCTCGCCGGCGCTTGGCAGCGCTGCACCTTTTGCCTAAGCGTTTTGTTGTCCTCGCCCCTGCGACGACCCGTCCCCAAAAGCACTGGGTGGAGGAGCGATGGAGCGAGTTAGCAGAACGGCTGTGGCGCGATATGGAGTTACCTACCGTCCTGCTGGGAAGCAGGAGCGACCGCCCTTTGCTGGAACGCATCGCCCGCCGCTGCCGCATCACAGTGCCCATCGTGAACGACCTTCCATTGAAGGAAGCCGTTGCGCTGATTGAACTGGCGTCTGCGTTGGTCGGACCCGACTCGTTCCCCATCCACGCTGCGTTGGCGGTTGGGACGCCAGCGGTAGCGCTGTTCGGTCCCAACGACCCCGTGCGGTTCCGCGAAGAGCGAGGTATTCGGGTGTTGGAGCACGATCTCCCGTGTCGCCCGTGCCGGCGCCGTCCGACTTGTGGCGGCGCTTTCACCTGCATGCACCTTATCACGACCGACGAGGTCCTCGCTGCTGTTGCACACCTGTTGGCGGACATCCGCCAAACTGTTCGGGGATGACCATGCTGCCTC is a window of bacterium HR17 DNA encoding:
- the hxcR gene encoding putative type II secretion system protein HxcR codes for the protein MQAPTARRTVVDILREQGKVTDAQLQEALRAHQATGQPIEQILVDLGIVAETDMLAAQAQLLNVRYVDLQKVPPDDSAISVVLSKVPVAYLRERRCVPVRIEQNRLWVAMANPRDIPTIDELRLRTGLVIQPLLASPSQIQAALDQLPTQTPSGGTTAPLGGGGGLSGFDVSQILGQIDASRYGGEVTEGPLAGQVARVDEAELADQAPVIRLLDTILREAIRNEASDIHIEPQHNGVRVRFRVDGMLHEVLRLPKWLAAPLVARVKILGDMDVAEKRVPQDGRMRIEMQKRRFDVRISTIPTVNGEKAVLRLLDQSAPMIGLERLGFWEDDLAKVEYLMKQPYGMILSTGPTGAGKTTTQYSILHRLNTNEVNIITIEDPVEYEVPGINQVHVNRKAGVTFATALRSFLRQDPDIILVGEIRDLETADIAIQAALTGHLVLSTLHTNDAPTASTRLIEMGVEPFLISASLLGVIAQRLARRICTNCKEPYQPDDEEKETLAARFNVDPSELDGKVLYRGRGCDQCRFTGYRGRIGVFEVFVMNTEIADLILRRAPISEIRDAAIASGMTTMLQDGWRKVLAGITTPQEILRVVTTVGY
- the pilT_4 gene encoding Twitching mobility protein, which encodes MDIELTPLSEPQTAAAPQGAVRTAPAPAVRELPSLDDVHIDDLLKLVVQRNASDLHLCVGVPPVLRIDGQLYRTSFQPATPKQTQRLIYEILTDEQIQRFENNLELDFSYALQDIARFRVNVYKERGAIAAAFRLIPRRVPTVQELELPLILEEIVTRPRGLILVTGPTGHGKSTTLAAMINHLNTTKSLHIITIEDPIEYLHQHKKCIINQRELGEDTKSFPAALRSALREDPDVILVGEMRDPETIAIAITAAETGHLVMSTLHTNSAAETIDRIIDVFPPNQQPQIRVQLSMNLVAVISQQLLPRAPGAPRSPLGGGRIAAVEIMIANPAIRNLIREGKTHQIPSMIQTGASEGMQTMDQALRDLYARGLITYETAMERAHNPEELKKLIAGVTTSAAGR
- the epsF_2 gene encoding Type II secretion system protein F, whose product is MPTFAYVARTMQGQVSQGTIEAPDERSAIQQLRQQGLVITSLRRRDAPRTPQQGQRMGFSAAFGRVKLKDMALFCRQLATLINAGVSLVRALAVLERQTQNQRLRFIVRQLTRDVEDGMQLSRAMAKFPREFSNLFVGMVRAGEVGGVLDETLQRMATFLEKDLELRRKVKSAMTYPTIVILFAVAIVIFLSVWIVPKFMQLFTDLGVKEDQFPLPTLMMKRFSEFLINKWYFLIGGVVAFFFAFSVFVRTRFGKKVYDWVKLKVPILGPINHKIVLARFARTFGTLMGSGVPILQALDTTAGAIDNEVLSRAIMEARMAIREGERIADPLERSKLFPPMVVHMISVGEETGALDQMLQKVADFYESEVDAALHALASTIEPVMIVILGVIVLFILISVFLPLITIIQNLSQGEQ
- the rfaQ gene encoding Lipopolysaccharide core heptosyltransferase RfaQ, with the translated sequence MRELTGAASFQWGTAPRVLIVRLSALGDTLMSTPVAHALRDAFPNAFLGWLVHRRCAPVVEGNPYLNCLHIWDGTLSGAVATVRSLRQTGYDIALDVQGLLKSALFPWLARIPQRVGFADAREGAARFYTHRLPSPPPAPFVAGRNLQLLKALGVPVDPRRHRMLFPLTETHRKTARRRLAALHLLPKRFVVLAPATTRPQKHWVEERWSELAERLWRDMELPTVLLGSRSDRPLLERIARRCRITVPIVNDLPLKEAVALIELASALVGPDSFPIHAALAVGTPAVALFGPNDPVRFREERGIRVLEHDLPCRPCRRRPTCGGAFTCMHLITTDEVLAAVAHLLADIRQTVRG